The following are encoded together in the bacterium genome:
- a CDS encoding type II toxin-antitoxin system RelE/ParE family toxin, protein MRYTVVFKASAAKDMRRLPPEIRRRVADRIDSLKEDPRPPGVEKLAEGRYRVWAGDFRIVYRIEDDVLLVLVLSIDDRKEVYTKKGKRRWE, encoded by the coding sequence ATGCGCTACACCGTCGTCTTCAAGGCGTCGGCCGCCAAAGACATGAGGCGGTTGCCTCCGGAAATCCGCCGCCGGGTTGCCGATCGGATCGACAGCCTGAAAGAAGACCCCAGACCTCCAGGGGTGGAGAAGCTGGCGGAGGGTCGCTACCGGGTTTGGGCCGGAGACTTCCGGATCGTCTACCGGATCGAGGACGACGTGCTCCTGGTTCTCGTCCTGTCCATCGACGACCGGAAAGAGGTTTACACGAAGAAGGGTAAGCGCCGCTGGGAGTAG
- a CDS encoding sensor domain-containing diguanylate cyclase, whose protein sequence is MPGGDDRSGGGIPNRSGWRVGFALAWCALLASTAAASLFLGGFSTAPGVFLAGAAGGEFVLAVASSVLLEWTVFRHVHRLRNVLTRGDDGPLPPVDGPLAPLAAAISAREARSVATLREAVRDREERLSQVERLRRALEETRTNLESNVRYLRTMAEVSTDIAGTLDFEELYRILPERVMAKLGLNDFCIMLYSGETQRLVAKSVSTGDGGTMPGFTLAPGEGVAGKVFATGEPAWIPDVRSSPDFLHYGGRRADVRSFMCVPLASKGKNIGVLMFHHPEPNAFEPELLQTMRVLASHLAIAIENAGMFRLVKSLAEKDSLTLLHNHGSFHEKLAIELERANRYVRPMAVIMLDIDRFKEINDRYGHTAGDRVLALVAGALGAHLRKTDIAARYGGDEFAVILPETDLPSAAVIAERIAEGISSVRLDIGGEEIISFTASVGYASCGHDAPGRGEILNVADRLMYDSKRRGPGGVLGMQI, encoded by the coding sequence ATGCCGGGAGGAGACGATAGGAGCGGGGGGGGCATCCCGAACCGTTCCGGGTGGCGGGTTGGATTCGCGCTCGCTTGGTGCGCCCTTCTTGCGTCGACCGCGGCGGCGTCCCTGTTCCTCGGGGGCTTCTCCACGGCCCCCGGCGTTTTCCTGGCGGGGGCCGCCGGCGGCGAATTCGTCCTGGCCGTTGCCAGTTCCGTTCTCCTCGAATGGACCGTGTTCCGGCACGTCCATCGGTTGCGGAACGTCTTGACGCGGGGCGACGACGGACCCCTGCCGCCGGTGGATGGTCCCCTGGCCCCATTGGCGGCGGCGATCTCCGCCCGGGAGGCGCGGTCGGTCGCCACGCTTCGCGAGGCGGTCCGGGACCGCGAGGAGCGTCTCTCCCAGGTCGAACGCCTCCGGCGCGCCCTCGAGGAGACGCGGACAAACCTCGAGTCGAACGTCCGGTACCTCCGGACGATGGCGGAGGTCTCCACCGACATCGCCGGAACCCTCGATTTCGAGGAGCTGTACCGGATCCTGCCGGAACGGGTGATGGCGAAGCTGGGCCTGAACGACTTCTGCATCATGCTCTACTCCGGGGAGACACAGCGGCTGGTGGCGAAATCCGTCTCGACGGGCGACGGGGGGACGATGCCCGGCTTCACCCTGGCCCCCGGGGAAGGGGTCGCGGGGAAAGTGTTCGCCACAGGGGAGCCCGCATGGATCCCCGACGTCCGGTCCTCCCCGGACTTCCTGCACTACGGAGGGCGTCGCGCGGATGTCCGCTCGTTCATGTGCGTTCCCCTCGCCTCGAAGGGGAAGAACATCGGAGTCCTGATGTTCCACCACCCGGAACCGAACGCGTTCGAACCGGAGCTGCTCCAGACGATGCGGGTGCTCGCGTCCCACCTCGCCATCGCCATCGAGAACGCCGGGATGTTCCGGCTGGTCAAATCGCTGGCCGAGAAGGATTCCTTGACGCTGCTCCACAACCACGGGTCGTTCCACGAGAAGCTCGCCATCGAGCTGGAGCGTGCCAACCGGTATGTCCGGCCGATGGCGGTCATCATGCTGGACATCGACCGCTTCAAGGAGATCAACGACCGGTACGGTCACACGGCGGGGGACCGCGTGCTCGCGCTGGTGGCGGGCGCACTGGGGGCTCACCTGCGGAAAACGGACATCGCGGCGAGGTACGGGGGGGACGAGTTCGCGGTGATCCTTCCGGAGACCGACCTCCCCTCGGCGGCGGTGATCGCGGAGCGCATCGCCGAAGGGATCTCGAGCGTCCGGCTGGACATCGGGGGGGAGGAAATCATCTCCTTCACCGCGAGCGTCGGGTACGCTTCCTGCGGCCACGACGCCCCCGGGCGGGGAGAGATATTGAACGTCGCGGACCGCCTGATGTACGATTCGAAGCGGCGAGGCCCCGGAGGCGTGCTCGGGATGCAGATCTAG
- a CDS encoding HAMP domain-containing histidine kinase — protein MNRKVVEQYRLALFGRMVMGVSHEIDNHLSVVLGFSELIQLAAGKGEKIRDGAGKILSAGEKIGAIVRHFSRYARPHAPSPEPFAAGEVIPEILLFSRYDLGRNNVTVLPPLDVPGGILHADRRDFGLALLALLFNAAEAMSEKGGELSMQASIDDAGWELTVSDQGPGIPAGFEEKVFEVGYTTRTEPSHTGMGLPVARHLVEQAGGTARIASRAGGCEATIRMPLKARA, from the coding sequence ATGAACCGGAAGGTCGTCGAACAGTATCGGCTCGCACTGTTCGGGCGCATGGTGATGGGCGTCTCCCACGAGATCGACAATCACCTGAGCGTCGTACTCGGATTCTCCGAATTGATCCAGCTGGCCGCCGGGAAAGGGGAGAAGATCAGGGACGGCGCCGGGAAGATCCTGTCCGCCGGAGAGAAAATCGGGGCGATCGTCCGGCACTTCTCCCGGTATGCCCGTCCGCACGCTCCTTCCCCGGAACCGTTCGCCGCCGGGGAGGTGATTCCCGAGATCCTCCTGTTCTCCCGGTACGACCTCGGCCGCAACAACGTGACCGTGCTGCCTCCTCTCGACGTCCCCGGGGGGATCCTTCACGCCGACCGGCGGGATTTCGGGCTGGCCCTCCTCGCGCTCCTGTTCAACGCCGCGGAGGCCATGTCGGAGAAGGGAGGGGAACTCTCCATGCAGGCGTCCATCGACGATGCCGGATGGGAATTGACCGTGAGCGACCAGGGGCCGGGGATTCCCGCGGGGTTCGAGGAGAAGGTCTTCGAGGTCGGGTACACCACCCGCACGGAACCATCCCACACGGGAATGGGACTCCCGGTCGCGCGGCACCTCGTGGAGCAGGCGGGGGGGACCGCGCGCATTGCGTCCCGGGCCGGGGGCTGCGAGGCCACGATCCGCATGCCGTTGAAAGCCCGGGCGTAA
- a CDS encoding type II toxin-antitoxin system HicB family antitoxin, with amino-acid sequence MKLRVVLEPSDEGGYTAIVPALPGCISEGDTREEVLANIKEAISLYIEPVEDDIGFAPEAEVIEIAV; translated from the coding sequence ATGAAACTGCGGGTTGTTCTCGAGCCCAGTGACGAAGGCGGCTATACCGCGATCGTGCCGGCCCTGCCTGGTTGTATCAGTGAGGGTGACACGCGCGAGGAAGTTCTCGCCAATATCAAGGAGGCGATCTCGCTGTACATTGAGCCCGTCGAGGATGATATCGGATTTGCGCCAGAAGCCGAGGTGATCGAGATCGCCGTATGA
- a CDS encoding type I restriction-modification system subunit M — protein MARPAKPKGNGSAANLGFEAKLWAAADALRNNMDAAEYKHVVLGLIFLKYISDAFEAKRAELDVQRKQGADPEDPDEYRAASIFWVPKEARWSHLKASAPQPTIGTLVDDAMSAIERDNPSLKSVLPKDYARPGLDKQRLGQIINLVSDIAMESTADRAKDTLGRVYEYFLARFASAEGKSGGQFYTPSSVVRVLVEMLAPYKGRVYDPCCGSGGMFVQSEKFIETHSGKVGDISIYGQESNYTTWRLAKMNLAIRGIDAQIGHGDTFHIDRHPDLKADYVLANPPFNDSDWRGELLKNDKRWVYGMPPAGNANYAWVQHFIHHLAPTGIAGFVLANGSMSSNQSGEGEIRKAIIEADIVDCMVAMPGQLFYSTQIPVCLWFLARDRKNGRFRDRRGETLFIDARKMGTLVDRIHRELTDEDIAKIAGTYHAWRGDKKCKESYADVAGFCKSAKLDEIRKHRHVLTPGRYVGAEAVEDDGEPFEEKMRRFSATLREQQAEAAKLDAVIAANLKELGYGG, from the coding sequence ATGGCCCGTCCCGCCAAGCCCAAAGGAAACGGCTCCGCTGCCAACCTGGGATTCGAGGCCAAACTCTGGGCCGCTGCCGACGCCCTGCGTAACAACATGGACGCGGCCGAGTACAAGCACGTCGTCCTGGGCCTCATCTTCCTCAAGTACATCTCCGACGCCTTCGAGGCGAAGCGCGCCGAGCTGGACGTCCAGCGGAAGCAGGGCGCCGACCCCGAGGACCCGGACGAGTACCGGGCCGCCTCCATCTTCTGGGTCCCGAAGGAGGCTCGCTGGTCGCACCTGAAGGCCAGCGCTCCGCAACCCACCATCGGCACGCTGGTGGACGACGCGATGAGCGCCATCGAGCGCGACAACCCCTCGCTTAAGAGCGTGCTTCCCAAAGATTACGCCCGCCCCGGCCTCGACAAGCAGCGGCTCGGCCAGATCATCAACCTCGTCAGCGACATCGCCATGGAAAGCACCGCCGACCGCGCGAAGGACACCTTGGGCCGGGTCTACGAATACTTCCTCGCGCGCTTCGCCAGCGCGGAAGGCAAGAGCGGCGGGCAGTTCTACACGCCCTCCAGCGTGGTCCGCGTGCTGGTGGAGATGCTCGCCCCCTACAAGGGCCGCGTCTACGACCCCTGCTGCGGATCGGGTGGCATGTTCGTCCAGAGCGAGAAGTTCATCGAGACCCACAGCGGCAAGGTCGGAGACATCTCCATCTACGGGCAGGAGTCCAACTACACCACCTGGCGGCTCGCCAAGATGAACCTCGCCATTCGCGGGATCGACGCGCAGATCGGGCATGGGGACACCTTCCACATCGACCGCCACCCCGACCTCAAGGCCGACTACGTGCTGGCCAATCCGCCCTTCAATGACAGCGACTGGAGGGGAGAACTGCTCAAAAACGACAAGCGGTGGGTCTACGGCATGCCGCCCGCCGGTAATGCAAACTATGCTTGGGTCCAACATTTCATCCATCACCTTGCGCCCACAGGCATAGCGGGGTTTGTCCTCGCCAACGGCTCCATGTCGTCCAACCAGTCGGGCGAGGGGGAGATCCGTAAGGCAATCATCGAGGCCGACATCGTCGACTGCATGGTGGCGATGCCGGGGCAGCTCTTCTATTCGACACAGATCCCGGTCTGCCTCTGGTTCCTTGCCCGCGACCGAAAGAACGGGCGGTTCCGGGATCGTCGAGGCGAGACGCTCTTCATCGACGCACGCAAGATGGGGACGCTGGTCGACCGAATCCACCGTGAACTGACCGACGAGGATATCGCGAAGATCGCCGGCACCTACCACGCATGGCGTGGCGACAAGAAGTGTAAGGAGAGTTACGCCGACGTCGCTGGTTTCTGCAAGTCCGCCAAACTCGACGAGATCCGGAAGCACCGCCATGTGCTCACTCCCGGGCGTTACGTCGGCGCTGAGGCAGTCGAGGACGATGGGGAACCATTTGAGGAAAAGATGCGGCGGTTCTCCGCGACACTGCGGGAGCAACAGGCCGAAGCCGCCAAATTGGATGCCGTCATCGCCGCCAACCTGAAGGAGCTTGGGTATGGCGGGTGA
- a CDS encoding prevent-host-death family protein, translated as MPRMTMTAARRELPEAVNKLVYGNGEPIVLSRRGKDLAAIVPMRDLKLMKLIRKMEDRVDLAKAKKAEKEKGTISWEKLKKELGL; from the coding sequence ATGCCAAGAATGACGATGACGGCGGCCCGCCGGGAGCTTCCGGAGGCGGTCAACAAGCTGGTTTACGGAAATGGGGAACCGATTGTCCTGTCGCGTCGCGGGAAGGATCTCGCGGCGATCGTCCCGATGAGGGACCTGAAACTCATGAAGCTCATCCGGAAGATGGAAGACCGGGTCGACCTGGCCAAGGCGAAAAAAGCCGAGAAGGAGAAGGGGACCATCTCCTGGGAGAAGCTGAAGAAGGAGCTGGGGCTGTAA
- the bamA gene encoding outer membrane protein assembly factor BamA, which produces MERSEFPRLLLAAALLLFLRGAAAAETPAPAAPGPVISSVSFRVSAPFLISYVELTGLIKVRPGDRLTREGVRGSIRGLYEKSIFREVSAMTRETDGKVDLLFFLRPFPLVAEIEVAGAKRFTPAQIISASRLKRGAPVGEKDLSAAEEGVRAFLTRRGFTRGTASVSVACNVENGGGKVLVTIFEGEPGTVGNLRFPEANRFTTGEMTRFLGAEPGEPFDFRRWDKGLSRLRSEYKREGFLTVHLTDTVERCEASSDLLCPVVQVEEGRRYDVRWEGVAAFTPDRLAEVAGLRGDEEISEGALVRDMRERLVTFYRGRGYLLSEATVTVEEPSAGRTPLIVSVAEGKRGYVKDVRFSGNRGLSEKTLHRQMTTRGRGAFHWITKSGEYSDEAWNDDLNAIVGLYQKSGFARMKILGVDDEWDDRGGIVKTIRVEEGPRYRVREIDFTGNDHFLRSELLGVITNKVGGYLDYAGAEADQEAIAMHYRDSGYLDVRVDSEVRFEGDVSSMLRFAIVEGPRYRLGNIVVRGTLLTEAAAILRENPIAPGGTAGEKDLLRFQRAVYATGLYKSVRLQRVKRPEEGILDLVFEVEETLFFEVEYGGGWGTDTGIRGLVGGREKNLDGFGRSVSAEAIVSQKEERLIGDLREPWIFGNRWKWEGGLTGMYQKAERISFDLRKASVVASITRKVLERSSVALQYELSRDEVSNVAPGAVLSPEDRGFATIAAVRALAVLDFRDDPFNPRKGTLLSGSVELATLPLGSSVDYWKLSVQGAFYFSVFRNSTVVLSGRGGTARALWGTEEVPIQKRFFLGGRTTVRGFEEEELGAKAADGTPTGGDMMVNLNTELRVPLRGRLIGAVFVDAGSVWFSRDPVNDFDLRETSGLGVRYLTPVGPIGIDYAWKLDRREGESAAEWHFTIGAVF; this is translated from the coding sequence GTGGAAAGGAGTGAATTTCCACGGCTCCTCCTGGCGGCGGCACTCCTCCTCTTCCTCCGCGGGGCCGCCGCCGCCGAAACCCCTGCCCCGGCAGCGCCCGGTCCCGTCATCTCCTCGGTCTCTTTCCGGGTGTCGGCTCCGTTCCTGATCTCCTACGTGGAACTCACCGGGCTCATCAAGGTGCGCCCGGGGGATCGGCTCACCCGGGAGGGAGTCCGCGGGTCGATCCGGGGGCTGTACGAGAAATCGATCTTCCGCGAGGTCTCCGCGATGACTCGCGAAACCGACGGGAAGGTGGACCTCCTCTTCTTCCTCCGGCCGTTCCCGCTGGTCGCGGAGATCGAAGTGGCGGGGGCGAAGCGGTTCACCCCCGCGCAGATCATCTCGGCGTCCCGCCTGAAACGCGGCGCGCCCGTCGGGGAAAAGGACCTTTCCGCCGCGGAGGAGGGAGTAAGGGCGTTTCTGACGCGGAGGGGGTTCACCCGGGGGACGGCTTCCGTTTCCGTGGCCTGCAACGTGGAGAACGGGGGGGGAAAGGTACTCGTCACGATTTTCGAGGGGGAACCCGGGACCGTTGGGAACCTCCGGTTTCCGGAGGCGAACCGGTTTACGACCGGAGAAATGACCCGGTTTCTCGGCGCGGAGCCGGGGGAGCCGTTCGATTTCCGCCGATGGGATAAAGGGCTCTCCCGGCTCAGGAGCGAGTACAAGCGGGAGGGATTCCTCACCGTGCACCTCACCGACACGGTCGAGCGGTGCGAGGCTTCTTCGGACCTCCTGTGCCCGGTCGTCCAGGTCGAGGAGGGGCGGCGGTACGACGTTCGCTGGGAGGGCGTCGCCGCCTTCACGCCGGACCGCCTTGCGGAGGTCGCCGGACTTCGGGGAGACGAGGAGATCTCCGAGGGCGCCCTGGTGCGCGATATGAGGGAGCGGCTGGTCACGTTTTACCGGGGGCGGGGCTACCTGCTGTCCGAGGCCACCGTCACCGTGGAGGAGCCGTCCGCGGGCCGGACTCCTCTCATCGTGTCGGTGGCGGAGGGAAAACGGGGATACGTCAAGGACGTCCGCTTCTCCGGGAATCGGGGATTGAGCGAGAAGACGCTTCACAGGCAGATGACGACGAGAGGCCGCGGAGCGTTCCATTGGATCACGAAGTCCGGGGAGTACAGCGACGAGGCGTGGAACGACGACTTGAACGCGATCGTCGGCTTGTACCAGAAGTCCGGGTTCGCCCGGATGAAGATCCTGGGGGTCGACGACGAATGGGACGACCGGGGCGGGATCGTGAAAACGATCCGGGTCGAGGAGGGGCCGCGATACCGGGTCCGGGAAATCGATTTCACGGGGAACGACCACTTCCTCCGGTCCGAATTGCTGGGCGTCATCACGAACAAGGTGGGGGGGTACCTGGATTACGCCGGGGCGGAGGCGGATCAGGAGGCGATTGCGATGCACTATCGCGACTCCGGATACCTGGATGTGCGCGTGGATTCGGAGGTGCGCTTCGAAGGGGACGTTTCCTCCATGCTGCGTTTCGCGATCGTCGAGGGACCCCGCTATCGCCTCGGGAACATCGTCGTCCGGGGGACGCTCCTCACCGAGGCCGCGGCGATCCTGCGCGAGAACCCGATCGCGCCGGGGGGAACGGCCGGCGAGAAGGATCTGCTTCGGTTCCAGCGGGCCGTCTACGCCACGGGTCTCTACAAGAGCGTGCGGCTCCAGCGCGTCAAGCGTCCGGAGGAGGGTATCCTGGACCTGGTGTTCGAGGTCGAGGAAACCCTCTTCTTCGAGGTGGAGTACGGCGGCGGGTGGGGCACCGACACCGGTATACGGGGGCTCGTGGGGGGGAGGGAGAAGAACCTCGATGGATTCGGGCGGAGCGTCTCCGCGGAGGCCATCGTGAGCCAGAAGGAGGAGAGACTGATCGGCGATCTCCGGGAGCCGTGGATCTTCGGCAACCGGTGGAAGTGGGAAGGCGGGCTCACGGGGATGTACCAGAAGGCCGAGCGCATAAGCTTCGACCTTCGGAAGGCGAGCGTCGTGGCGAGCATCACGCGGAAAGTGCTCGAGCGATCTTCCGTGGCGCTGCAGTACGAACTGTCGCGGGACGAGGTGTCGAACGTGGCGCCCGGCGCGGTCCTCTCGCCCGAGGACCGGGGATTCGCCACCATCGCCGCGGTCCGCGCGCTGGCGGTGCTCGATTTCCGCGACGACCCCTTCAACCCGAGAAAGGGAACCCTTCTTTCCGGATCGGTGGAGCTGGCGACGCTGCCGCTGGGCTCTTCGGTGGACTACTGGAAGCTGTCCGTCCAGGGCGCCTTCTACTTCTCCGTGTTCCGTAACAGCACGGTCGTTCTCTCCGGCAGGGGCGGCACGGCCCGCGCCCTGTGGGGGACGGAGGAGGTGCCGATCCAGAAACGGTTCTTCCTCGGAGGGCGGACCACCGTTCGCGGCTTCGAGGAGGAGGAGCTGGGAGCCAAGGCGGCGGACGGAACGCCCACCGGCGGCGACATGATGGTGAACCTGAACACCGAACTGCGCGTTCCGCTTCGGGGCAGGTTGATCGGGGCGGTGTTCGTCGACGCGGGGAGTGTCTGGTTCTCCCGCGACCCGGTGAACGACTTCGACCTGCGGGAAACTTCGGGTCTGGGGGTGCGCTACCTGACGCCCGTCGGGCCGATCGGCATCGACTACGCCTGGAAACTCGACCGCCGCGAAGGGGAGTCGGCGGCGGAGTGGCACTTCACCATCGGTGCCGTGTTCTGA
- a CDS encoding type II toxin-antitoxin system HicA family toxin yields MTKVPSLDYHRVIQALRRAGWVVVRQRGSHIRLQKTTPDDTLKIVVPAHRPIKRSTLSHIIKQAKLTVEEFNELV; encoded by the coding sequence ATGACGAAGGTTCCCAGCCTGGATTACCATCGGGTAATTCAGGCTCTCCGCCGGGCGGGATGGGTTGTTGTCCGGCAACGGGGAAGCCATATCCGGCTTCAGAAAACGACGCCTGACGATACACTTAAAATCGTTGTCCCCGCCCATCGTCCGATAAAGCGATCCACTCTCTCCCACATTATCAAGCAGGCCAAGCTTACGGTCGAAGAGTTCAACGAACTGGTGTAG
- a CDS encoding restriction endonuclease subunit S, translating to MAGEWHTVTVGDVASRVTKGTTPTTIGGQFVEGGINFVKVESIADDGRIENQKLAHIDESTNALLSRSILCHNDILFTIAGTIGRVALVPESILPANTNQAVAIVRPNIEIILPRFLYYVFGDESRVRQAHTRIVQSVQANFSLGELSSLEIPLPSLLEQHAIAHILGTLDDKIELNRRMNETLETIARALFKSWFVDFDPVRAKAEGRDTGLSKHIADLFPDSFEGSELGEIPKGWKLMPLPEAIEINPARPLRKGDIAPYLDMANMPTRGHSPVVVLDRPFGSGMRFMNGDTLVARITPCLENGKTAFVDFLEEDQVGWGSTEYIVLRPKPPLPEEFAYCLARSDGFREFSIQSMTGSSGRQRVPAESLSHYHVAAAPKPIADCFRGLIKPLFARARANAKESHTLAGLRNTLLPKLISGDLRVDDAAWLITGRMA from the coding sequence ATGGCGGGTGAGTGGCACACCGTAACTGTTGGCGATGTTGCTTCCCGGGTAACGAAAGGGACCACGCCTACGACTATCGGTGGCCAATTTGTCGAAGGGGGAATTAACTTCGTCAAGGTTGAGTCAATTGCAGACGATGGGCGAATCGAAAACCAAAAGCTTGCCCACATTGACGAATCCACGAACGCACTTCTCTCGCGTTCGATCCTATGTCATAACGACATCCTCTTCACGATAGCGGGCACGATCGGACGAGTCGCACTTGTTCCAGAAAGCATTCTACCGGCCAATACAAACCAAGCCGTTGCAATCGTTCGTCCCAACATCGAGATCATCCTTCCTCGATTTCTTTATTACGTCTTTGGTGACGAAAGCAGGGTTCGACAAGCGCATACCCGCATCGTGCAGTCCGTACAGGCCAACTTCAGCCTCGGAGAATTGAGTTCGCTGGAGATTCCTCTTCCTTCACTCCTCGAACAACACGCCATCGCTCACATCCTCGGCACACTCGACGACAAGATTGAACTGAACCGGCGGATGAACGAGACCCTGGAGACAATCGCGCGGGCACTCTTCAAGTCGTGGTTCGTGGATTTCGATCCTGTGCGGGCGAAAGCCGAAGGTCGCGATACAGGTCTGTCGAAGCACATCGCCGACCTCTTCCCGGATTCCTTCGAGGGTTCGGAACTGGGCGAGATTCCGAAGGGGTGGAAGTTGATGCCTCTACCCGAAGCGATCGAGATAAACCCTGCACGGCCACTTCGGAAAGGGGATATCGCACCTTATCTTGACATGGCGAACATGCCTACCCGGGGACATTCTCCCGTTGTAGTATTGGATCGACCGTTCGGATCAGGCATGCGATTCATGAACGGAGATACCTTGGTTGCTCGCATTACTCCATGCCTTGAGAACGGCAAAACCGCTTTCGTTGACTTCTTGGAGGAAGACCAAGTTGGCTGGGGTTCAACGGAATACATTGTGCTGCGCCCGAAACCCCCGCTCCCAGAAGAGTTTGCCTACTGTCTCGCGCGAAGCGATGGTTTTCGTGAGTTCTCAATACAGAGCATGACCGGATCTAGTGGAAGGCAGCGTGTCCCTGCAGAGTCCTTGTCTCATTACCATGTGGCGGCAGCACCGAAGCCCATTGCTGACTGCTTCAGAGGACTGATCAAGCCTCTATTCGCGCGCGCCAGAGCCAATGCAAAGGAATCCCACACTCTCGCTGGCCTGCGTAACACGCTGCTGCCTAAGCTCATCTCCGGCGATCTACGGGTAGATGACGCCGCATGGTTGATTACCGGAAGGATGGCATGA